A window of the Dunckerocampus dactyliophorus isolate RoL2022-P2 chromosome 21, RoL_Ddac_1.1, whole genome shotgun sequence genome harbors these coding sequences:
- the plppr5b gene encoding phospholipid phosphatase-related protein type 5 isoform X1, whose translation MRCMSLRACIMLYFQLVVMAGTVMLAYYFEYTDTFSVHVQGFFCYDTTYTKPYLGPEDNSAIPPILLYSVVAGLPTLLITLTETVLFLVQYTSQEFDRLEKTVATGDCCYLNPLVRRTFRFLGVYTFGLFTVDIFVNAGQVVTGNLAPYFLTICKPNYTALGCYQALRYISHQEACTGNQDDILHARKTFPSKEAALSIYAALYMAMYVTCTVQAKGTRLAKPVLSMALVCLAFITGLNRIAEYRNHWSDVIAGFIIGTAIATFLVVCVVHKFKGKLLLNEDTAAEWQANTALLAMDGPLEKYITSQNHITFAEVT comes from the exons ATGAGATGCATGTCACTGCGTGCTTGCATCATGCTGTACTTCCAGTTGGTGGTGATGGCCGGGACCGTCATGCTGGCCTACTACTTTGAGTACACGGACACGTTCAGCGTGCACGTGCAGGGATTCTTTTGCTACGACACCACCTACACCAAACCCTACCTTGGACCGGAGGACAACAGCGCCATCCCGCCCATCCTGCTCTACTCGGTGGTCGCCGGCTTGCCAACGCTGCTG ATCACGCTAACAGAGACGGTGCTGTTCCTGGTCCAGTACACGTCTCAGGAGTTTGACCGGTTAGAGAAGACGGTGGCCACAGGAGACTGCTGCTATCTCAATCCGCTAGTGCGCAGGACCTTTCGATTCCTTG GAGTTTACACCTTCGGCCTCTTCACGGTGGACATCTTTGTCAACGCTGGCCAGGTAGTGACTGGAAACCTGGCACCTTATTTTCTGACCATCTGCAAACCAAACTACACAGCTCTGGGGTGCTACCAGGCCCTGCGCTACATCAGCCATCAGGAGGCCTGCACAGGAAACCAGGACGATATCCTGCACGCCCGAAAAACCTTCCCATCCAAGGAAGCTGCTCTCAGCATCTACGCTGCACTCTACATGGCT ATGTACGTGACATGCACAGTTCAGGCAAAAGGAACTCGCCTCGCCAAGCCGGTGTTGTCCATGGCACTGGTGTGTCTGGCCTTCATCACAGGACTCAATCGCATCGCTGAATACCGCAACCACTGGTCAGACGTGATTGCTGGCTTCATCATTGGCACTGCCATTGCCACCTTCCTG GTGGTGTGCGTGGTGCATAAATTCAAAGGCAAGTTATTACTGAATGAAGACACAGCAGCAGAATGGCAAGCCAACACAGCACTGCTGGCcatggacggtcctctggagaAATACATCACCTCACAG aatcaCATCACCTTCGCAGAGGTCACATGA
- the plppr5b gene encoding phospholipid phosphatase-related protein type 5 isoform X2, whose translation MDLMFLKDTTAKRKDTADERRGLRTGPWGTALMKESECKITLTETVLFLVQYTSQEFDRLEKTVATGDCCYLNPLVRRTFRFLGVYTFGLFTVDIFVNAGQVVTGNLAPYFLTICKPNYTALGCYQALRYISHQEACTGNQDDILHARKTFPSKEAALSIYAALYMAMYVTCTVQAKGTRLAKPVLSMALVCLAFITGLNRIAEYRNHWSDVIAGFIIGTAIATFLVVCVVHKFKGKLLLNEDTAAEWQANTALLAMDGPLEKYITSQNHITFAEVT comes from the exons ATGGACTTGATGTTTCTCAAAGATACGACAGCCAAGCGGAAGGATACAGCTGATGAAAGGAGGGGTCTGAGGACAGGGCCCTGGGGCACAGCTCTGATGAAAGAGAGTGAGTGCAAG ATCACGCTAACAGAGACGGTGCTGTTCCTGGTCCAGTACACGTCTCAGGAGTTTGACCGGTTAGAGAAGACGGTGGCCACAGGAGACTGCTGCTATCTCAATCCGCTAGTGCGCAGGACCTTTCGATTCCTTG GAGTTTACACCTTCGGCCTCTTCACGGTGGACATCTTTGTCAACGCTGGCCAGGTAGTGACTGGAAACCTGGCACCTTATTTTCTGACCATCTGCAAACCAAACTACACAGCTCTGGGGTGCTACCAGGCCCTGCGCTACATCAGCCATCAGGAGGCCTGCACAGGAAACCAGGACGATATCCTGCACGCCCGAAAAACCTTCCCATCCAAGGAAGCTGCTCTCAGCATCTACGCTGCACTCTACATGGCT ATGTACGTGACATGCACAGTTCAGGCAAAAGGAACTCGCCTCGCCAAGCCGGTGTTGTCCATGGCACTGGTGTGTCTGGCCTTCATCACAGGACTCAATCGCATCGCTGAATACCGCAACCACTGGTCAGACGTGATTGCTGGCTTCATCATTGGCACTGCCATTGCCACCTTCCTG GTGGTGTGCGTGGTGCATAAATTCAAAGGCAAGTTATTACTGAATGAAGACACAGCAGCAGAATGGCAAGCCAACACAGCACTGCTGGCcatggacggtcctctggagaAATACATCACCTCACAG aatcaCATCACCTTCGCAGAGGTCACATGA